The genomic region ACGCGCTGGAAGGCGGCCGCGATGTCCCGGTCCTCGGTGAAGAGCCCGAGTCCGCCGGAGTCGAGGATGATCGTGCGGAAGCTGCTCGGCAGCGCGAAGTCCAGCATCGACTGCGCGTGGACCACGGGCTGGAGGCCCTGCGCCGCGCCGGCGGCCAGGCAGCGGGCCGTCATGTCTGGGGAAGTGTCGATCCCGATGACGTCGAGGCCCTGCGCGAGGAGTGGAAGCAGGATCTTGCCCGTGCCGCTGCCCAGCTCCAGCGCCGGCTGCCCGAGCTCCCGAATCTTCGCTGCCAGGTACGCAACTTCCGGGTCCGGATCCGTCGCTGCCGAGACCAGCTCGTACCACTCCGCGTGGAGCTTGCGGTACTCCTTCTGCTCCATCCCATCCCCTCCCCTCCCGTCGCGGGCTGCGCGACGTCGCATTGTCACCGCTCAGGGCAACAGCGCAGCCGCCAGCCCGTTGATGTAGTCCTCGATGGCCGTGTAGCCCGAGGACATGACGGTCGCGTGATCGCTCGGGTCCGCGGGGCTGAGGCCGCGCGCGCTCTCCCAGGCGTCGGCCATCCCGTCCTCGTCGGCGTCGGTGGGCGGCGTGCCGGGCGTGAGCCCTGCCAGCAGATCGGCGGGGATGCGCGCGCCCCACTCGCCCGTGCGCTGCTCGGTCTCCTCGACGACCGTCTGGTCGACGACATCCCGCGGCCAGGCGCCGGCCTCGGCCAGCACCTGCGCATAGGCCTCGGCCGGCGACTGCGTGGTGACCGCGATGTAGTCGGGAGTGGCCGCCGCAAAGTCGAAGTCGCTCCTCGCGCGGTACTCCTCGCCCTTGCCGAGGCCACCGTAGATGTCCAGGTAGACGGCGTCCGTCCAGGGATTGTCGACGATGCCGAGGTAGTCGCCCGGATCGTCGATGAAGTTGTCGGCCAGGTAGTAGGCCAGGCCCTCGCCGGCCGTGTCGTCGAAGACGAAGGGTCGCGCGCTGCCCTCCGGTCCCTGCT from bacterium harbors:
- a CDS encoding class I SAM-dependent methyltransferase, producing MRRRAARDGRGGDGMEQKEYRKLHAEWYELVSAATDPDPEVAYLAAKIRELGQPALELGSGTGKILLPLLAQGLDVIGIDTSPDMTARCLAAGAAQGLQPVVHAQSMLDFALPSSFRTIILDSGGLGLFTEDRDIAAAFQRVMAHLELGGHFLYDFQLVPAHYEDNDRWTGDWICASDGAVLAWRKQMRHDPVTHVWRWLLVVEKFVDGRLVETEANERWGRTYTLEQALGYARAAGFEDIRATDWLSADPPQATSKLISVQCRKPRAAQPALPAQRGPHSS